One window of Juglans regia cultivar Chandler unplaced genomic scaffold, Walnut 2.0 Scaffold_6, whole genome shotgun sequence genomic DNA carries:
- the LOC109016430 gene encoding ankyrin repeat-containing protein BDA1-like — MMDTSHGNHEDYTVALYEASLDGSVSTLDTLMQRDRLILHKISLTSFTETPLHIAALLGHLQFTNALLKRKPQLVEKVDSSGRTALHLACAEGHTQVVKALLLANMDMCFVSDQEERIPLHLAAMRGHVEVIKELLIAHPGSISRVNLYGDNVLHLCVRYNCLDALKLFVESVNDKDFVNSKDNDGNSILHLAVMLGQTKTIEYLLSMPELKRKANAKNRIGNMTALDVSKTCHRDFKYLKIQDILKAAGVRRSKDLNSPLLPALHDEEAQSAQPIIEEQPALSRFRKWWRYFNLCRWFKHLQSRDNWIDETRGTLMLVATVIATVTFEAGLNPPGGVWQDDTNNGTTVTAGTSICQSRYQHYQWFLFFNTTAFVAALSVLLVIVSGFPQRIKFFIWFLTLTMLIAIYTLAATYFNGLCLVNPSYFKGGQGLEVIVLVVLMVAGAMHIIRLLFWTGKLLLKFRCCLISKRPANDAIKV; from the exons ATGATGGATACAAGTCATGGTAATCATGAAGATTATACAGTAGCTCTCTATGAAGCCTCACTTGATGGGTCTGTAAGCACCTTGGACACTTTGATGCAAAGAGATAGGCTCATTcttcacaaaatctcacttaCATCCTTCACCGAAACCCCCTTACACATTGCAGCTTTGCTTGGCCACCTCCAATTTACTAATGCTCTTCTAAAAAGAAAACCACAACTTGTGGAAAAAGTGGACTCATCAGGCCGAACTGCCCTTCACTTGGCCTGTGCAGAGGGCCACACCCAGGTTGTGAAAGCATTGTTGCTAGCCAATATGGATATGTGCTTCGTTTCTGATCAAGAGGAGAGAATTCCTCTCCACTTAGCCGCAATGAGAGGACACGTAGAGGTGATAAAAGAATTGCTTATTGCCCATCCAGGCTCAATCTCTCGGGTGAATCTGTATGGAGACAATGTTTTACATTTGTGTGTTCGGTATAATTGTTTGGATGCTCTGAAATTATTCGTGGAATCCGTAAATGATAAAGATTTCGTCAACTCCAAAGACAATGATGGTAATTCCATATTGCATTTAGCTGTGATGCTCGGGCAAACGAAG ACCATAGAATACTTACTTTCGATGccagaattaaaaagaaaggcCAATGCCAAAAATAGGATTGGCAACATGACAGCTTTGGATGTCTCAAAGACTTGTCATAGAGATTTCAAATATCTTAAAATCCAAGACATTCTGAAGGCAGCAGGTGTTAGAAGATCCAAGGATCTAAATTCTCCTCTACTACCAGCATTACATGATGAGGAAGCACAATCAGCTCAACCCATTATTGAAGAACAGCCGGCTCTATCAAGGTTTAGGAAATGGTGGAGATACTTTAATTTGTGTCGATGGTTTAAACATTTGCAGAGTCGGGACAATTGGATCGATGAGACACGTGGCACATTGATGTTGGTGGCCACTGTGATTGCCACCGTGACTTTCGAAGCTGGGCTCAACCCCCCAGGTGGTGTTTGGCAAGATGATACAAACAATGGTACTACTGTTACAGCAGGCACATCAATATGTCAATCTAGGTACCAGCACTACCAATGGTTCTTGTTTTTCAACACCACCGCTTTTGTTGCAGCTCTAAGCGTTCTACTTGTGATAGTTAGTGGATTTCCTCAgagaatcaagttttttatatgGTTTTTGACCTTAACCATGTTAATTGCAATCTACACCTTGGCAGCCACCTATTTCAACGGACTGTGTTTGGTGAACCCGAGCTATTTTAAAGGAGGACAGGGTTTAGAGGTCATTGTTTTAGTAGTGCTTATGGTTGCTGGTGCGATGCACATAATCCGCCTATTATTTTGGACAGGGAAGTTGTTGTTGAAATTCAGGTGCTGCTTAATTAGCAAGCGTCCAGCAAACGATGCCATCAAGGTCTGA